In Candidatus Cloacimonadota bacterium, the genomic stretch AATCTTTCTTTTTCCAGTCCTCAATCCATTCAGTCATTCCCATAACTACATATCGGGAATCAGAAAAAATATCAATTTCGCATTTTTCTTTTATCTGCTCCAATGCTTTTATAACTGCGGTTAGCTCCATAATATTATTTGTTGATTTAGGAGAAAAGCCAGAAATAACCTTCTTATGTTCTTTATATTTCAAAATTGCAGCCCATCCGCCTGGACCTGGATTACCTTTGCAGGAGCCATCGGAAAATATCTGAACTTTTTTTAACATTTTTTTCATAGTTACTCCTATGATTTATTTCG encodes the following:
- the rnhA gene encoding ribonuclease HI; protein product: MKKMLKKVQIFSDGSCKGNPGPGGWAAILKYKEHKKVISGFSPKSTNNIMELTAVIKALEQIKEKCEIDIFSDSRYVVMGMTEWIEDWKKKDWKSSKKEPVKNQELWKRLDELCTRHIVNWNWVKGHNGHPENEECDTLAKKEIEKNI